Proteins co-encoded in one Sulfurimonas sp. HSL1-2 genomic window:
- a CDS encoding Ig-like domain-containing protein, giving the protein MQLFLQTKRGLALFLGTIMMIMLAGCGADSVFDNNVKGSGLTVDVKPADGTTNVFLNTDITGTFNKDIQQATLIEGTTFYLLDPNDNMVAGSWSYLNKVLRFKPDANLTANTTYRFVTTNGIRGTDYSRLGGDVVTTFTTGTGLGLTVTLNPQHGDTNVSLNPNITATFNEPIDFATVTNNSFYLLDSLSAKVPVTKIEHTDDNATVILKLASNLAPFSTYTTVVTTDVSAPNGHTLAANEQAMFVTGNWLRLAVSINPPDGATNVPINTMITASFNKPMDLSTLNSGNIYLMDENGTHVPGTLHTATDANGNTVVTFILEPGTTLAPNSDYTFVVENDVTSLDGEQLGTDETSTFTTGTQTELQVYIVPADGETGVAVTDNIVAYFNEDVNDTTLDGTTFYLENNVSGVLPGAISYDGANYIAVFNPDANLTAYTTYTFTVTTGVEAVNGDTLASDESSTFTTGNLIRVIDAAVFSMGSNAVAVDTNESALNGVTGNLLGTNISLGVDGVQGLASATINYEGLVAALAGETNSTTVQELVDSNVSLTTLLQIISDQMPAGPGKDAVDQIAQAVADQGLDQPVSIGELLQFPDSVLPGGVQDVLDMAGVSAAEANVVSLLGSINGALAPITESVIEIPLSIPGLTDGSSMLRAQLVSPPAIALMVEGDTIRASQARIQLKLALTGSALTDLLSLLGLGTGEILNLPLYIVLGAAEGNLTTLSVNDVAMAVQNGLASIYLGTIPDDQFFSDQPLTVDSFAPVDLINLLGLATVTAKAYAVGDANNTTMHFLPVNVPQMESAFAPLGDTTGSLLGTLTSNLEVQVTLLGIPLLDVSSLVGALSDLLVNTLAPALSPILNMLSDALGAYSGQADVTMLSLIEHYIVQP; this is encoded by the coding sequence ACGTTTTCCTGAATACGGATATTACGGGAACGTTCAACAAAGATATTCAGCAGGCAACGTTGATCGAGGGGACGACGTTCTACCTGCTTGATCCGAATGACAATATGGTTGCGGGTTCGTGGTCTTACCTGAACAAGGTACTGCGCTTCAAGCCCGATGCCAATCTGACCGCGAACACGACATACCGGTTCGTCACGACGAACGGCATCCGCGGTACGGATTACTCGCGCCTGGGCGGGGATGTCGTCACGACATTTACGACAGGAACGGGCCTGGGACTGACGGTAACGCTCAACCCGCAGCATGGGGACACGAACGTATCGCTCAACCCCAATATCACGGCAACGTTCAACGAACCGATCGATTTTGCGACCGTCACGAACAACAGCTTCTATCTGCTGGATTCGCTCAGTGCAAAAGTCCCGGTCACAAAGATCGAACATACTGACGACAATGCGACGGTCATTCTGAAACTGGCATCGAACCTTGCACCTTTCAGTACCTATACAACCGTCGTGACGACGGACGTTTCGGCTCCGAACGGTCATACGCTCGCCGCCAACGAGCAAGCGATGTTCGTGACCGGCAACTGGCTGCGCCTGGCAGTTTCGATCAATCCGCCGGACGGCGCAACGAATGTGCCGATCAATACGATGATCACCGCCTCCTTCAACAAACCGATGGATCTGTCGACGCTGAATTCGGGCAATATCTACCTGATGGATGAAAACGGCACCCATGTCCCGGGTACGCTGCATACCGCTACGGATGCAAACGGCAACACGGTCGTGACCTTCATCCTGGAGCCGGGCACGACGCTGGCACCGAACAGCGACTATACGTTTGTCGTTGAGAACGATGTGACGTCCCTTGACGGTGAGCAGCTCGGCACGGATGAGACTTCGACGTTCACGACGGGTACCCAGACGGAACTGCAGGTCTATATCGTACCGGCTGACGGAGAAACAGGCGTCGCCGTCACGGACAATATCGTTGCCTACTTCAATGAAGATGTGAATGATACGACGCTTGACGGTACGACTTTCTATCTTGAGAACAATGTAAGCGGCGTTCTCCCGGGAGCGATCAGCTATGACGGCGCTAATTACATTGCCGTCTTCAACCCGGATGCGAACCTCACGGCGTATACGACCTATACGTTCACGGTTACAACCGGTGTTGAGGCTGTCAACGGCGATACGCTGGCCAGTGATGAAAGTTCAACATTTACGACCGGTAACCTGATCCGCGTCATCGATGCAGCCGTCTTCAGTATGGGCAGTAACGCCGTGGCAGTCGATACAAACGAATCGGCCCTCAACGGCGTTACGGGTAACCTGCTCGGGACAAATATCTCCCTGGGGGTCGATGGTGTACAAGGGCTGGCTTCGGCGACGATCAACTACGAGGGGCTTGTTGCCGCTCTCGCCGGAGAAACCAATTCAACGACGGTACAGGAACTCGTGGACAGTAACGTCAGTCTGACGACTCTTCTGCAGATTATTTCAGACCAGATGCCGGCAGGTCCGGGCAAAGATGCTGTGGATCAGATCGCGCAGGCAGTGGCTGACCAGGGTCTTGATCAGCCGGTATCGATCGGGGAGCTGCTGCAGTTCCCTGACAGCGTTCTCCCCGGGGGTGTGCAAGATGTCCTGGACATGGCGGGTGTTTCGGCTGCAGAGGCGAATGTAGTCTCTCTGCTGGGTTCGATAAACGGCGCACTCGCGCCGATCACAGAAAGTGTCATCGAAATACCACTCTCCATCCCGGGTCTTACAGACGGCAGCAGTATGCTTCGTGCGCAGCTGGTGAGTCCGCCGGCGATTGCACTGATGGTTGAGGGGGATACGATCCGCGCTTCCCAGGCCAGAATCCAGCTGAAGCTTGCACTGACCGGTTCGGCGCTTACTGACCTGTTGTCGCTGCTTGGTCTCGGTACAGGTGAGATCCTCAATCTCCCGCTGTATATCGTGCTGGGGGCTGCTGAAGGTAACTTGACGACGCTTTCAGTTAACGATGTCGCGATGGCGGTACAGAACGGGCTTGCCTCAATCTACCTCGGGACGATTCCGGATGATCAGTTCTTCTCCGACCAGCCGTTGACGGTCGACAGTTTCGCACCGGTAGACCTTATCAATCTTCTTGGGCTTGCAACCGTCACTGCCAAGGCATATGCTGTTGGGGATGCAAACAATACGACGATGCACTTCTTACCGGTCAATGTGCCGCAGATGGAGAGTGCCTTCGCACCGTTGGGAGATACGACTGGATCATTGCTTGGAACATTGACAAGCAATCTTGAAGTGCAAGTGACACTGCTCGGTATTCCGTTGCTTGATGTCAGTAGTCTTGTGGGGGCGTTGAGCGATCTGCTGGTGAATACGCTTGCACCGGCGCTGTCGCCGATCCTTAATATGCTGAGTGACGCGCTCGGGGCGTATAGCGGTCAGGCCGATGTCACGATGCTCAGTCTGATCGAGCACTATATTGTGCAGCCGTAA
- a CDS encoding OmpA family protein, translated as MKSLYSVAAAAVLLASAAHADFPAKRIAFPGLYIGGNVGYATSRVNETDTAQEACDGDPACTVISSSIDENAFGLKLFGGYLFNDYFAVEGGYFNLGEVSFKHVTNTGETYKGSAKMQGLNADVVGHLPILEQLTVFGRLGVMYAEVNKEYSYSGGTLYINGVPKDMSPGQWGAGLKLGAGVQYDFTPRLGVRGEWEGYHMEEDASDSGMDMSFWSVGIVYRFGEDPNAPVPPPEPEKVIVVKEVPVPAEPVVVEKVVEKEVIKEVPAEPVVIRKPVERVVLATDALFDFNKAVVKPEGKAAIRDLVAKLQKDDKLIVTGHTDSIGSELYNLKLSQRRADAVKNELIVNGIEADRIETKAKGESDPVATNETDEGRAQNRRVDIDIIAAPKAPEEEVTPPADEVTLPAGEAK; from the coding sequence ATGAAGAGTTTATATTCAGTGGCAGCGGCGGCGGTACTGCTTGCTTCTGCGGCACACGCCGATTTTCCGGCGAAACGCATTGCATTCCCGGGCCTCTATATCGGGGGCAATGTCGGTTATGCAACCAGCAGGGTCAATGAGACCGATACGGCACAGGAAGCATGCGACGGCGACCCGGCCTGTACCGTCATCAGCTCCTCGATCGATGAGAACGCTTTCGGGCTCAAGCTGTTCGGAGGCTACCTCTTCAACGACTATTTCGCCGTTGAAGGCGGCTATTTCAACCTCGGCGAGGTGTCGTTCAAGCATGTGACCAACACGGGTGAGACCTATAAGGGCAGCGCGAAGATGCAGGGGCTCAATGCTGACGTGGTTGGGCACCTACCCATCCTCGAACAGCTGACCGTCTTCGGCCGTCTCGGTGTCATGTACGCCGAAGTTAACAAAGAGTACTCCTATTCGGGCGGTACGCTCTATATCAACGGTGTTCCGAAAGACATGAGCCCGGGACAGTGGGGTGCAGGCCTGAAGCTCGGTGCCGGTGTGCAGTACGACTTCACCCCGCGCCTCGGAGTCCGCGGTGAATGGGAAGGGTACCACATGGAAGAGGATGCCTCCGATTCGGGGATGGATATGAGCTTCTGGTCCGTCGGTATTGTCTACCGCTTCGGCGAGGATCCGAACGCACCGGTGCCGCCGCCGGAACCGGAAAAGGTCATCGTCGTCAAAGAGGTCCCGGTCCCGGCTGAGCCTGTTGTCGTTGAAAAAGTCGTTGAGAAAGAGGTCATCAAAGAGGTCCCGGCCGAACCGGTCGTCATTCGCAAACCGGTCGAACGTGTCGTCCTGGCGACGGATGCCCTCTTTGACTTCAACAAGGCTGTCGTCAAGCCCGAAGGTAAAGCTGCGATCAGAGATCTGGTGGCCAAGCTCCAAAAAGATGACAAGCTGATCGTCACGGGCCATACGGACAGTATCGGTTCGGAACTGTACAACCTGAAGCTCTCCCAGCGCCGTGCAGACGCGGTCAAGAACGAGCTGATCGTCAATGGTATTGAAGCCGACCGCATCGAAACGAAGGCCAAAGGTGAAAGCGATCCGGTCGCAACCAATGAGACCGATGAAGGTCGCGCGCAGAACCGCCGTGTCGATATCGACATCATCGCCGCACCGAAAGCACCGGAAGAGGAGGTTACACCTCCGGCCGATGAAGTCACCCTCCCGGCAGGGGAAGCGAAGTAA
- a CDS encoding Ig-like domain-containing protein: MVRSVYRWGLMGIIGVGMMLLLAACGRDSAFDGPVNGGELQVTIDPAEGDVNIPINKVITAKFNKEMNVSTVNNGTFYLLDENGTKVSADIKFYGTDTRLFTLTSQSDLAKDSNYTVYVTRGVKASDGYLLADDNVIHFTTGTLKYLQVTVLPSDGDTNVSVGAHMLGSFNEAVNTATLNSTNVFLRDGNGSLVDGTIDYADIGSDHLMTFTPSSPLDYNATYTFTIKQPVTALSGIELEYDSVNSFTTGPLKLVKAAVFSMASTPVSVDTNNSDLLGGVLGGLVGAQATVDVAGTGGLVDIGLGFPALVSDLGSELNVTTVQELLDSNITLDAMLHVIAEQLGGIDAVEAQKFINALMADVEASELSNTPISIGSLLQFPVDMLPLDLNDVLAMTGVSSAQLSVQSLLSGVNQALAPVLNAPIEIPLYLPLLTDETSGLRLQVVAPPAIALMAEGDTIHSASTRLQLNLKVGGILGDLLGALNTGLDGEGSVSSDLVNLPLYLELGSSIGSLTTLNNDEVAMSVQNGLATLVIGTIPDDQFFSQTPLSPEDVGAADLVNLLGLVKVSVKAYAAGVANSGAINFAPVDMMQMQSINAPTGSTTDALLNTLIGNLELTITLLGIPLDVSGLLGDLLNPLLSILLPLLTPLLDTVTGLLGASIGKADVTMMSLVYGY, translated from the coding sequence ATGGTGCGATCGGTGTATCGATGGGGGCTGATGGGGATCATCGGCGTAGGAATGATGCTGCTGCTGGCTGCCTGCGGGCGGGACAGTGCATTTGACGGACCGGTCAACGGCGGTGAACTGCAGGTGACGATAGATCCGGCGGAGGGGGATGTCAACATCCCGATCAATAAAGTCATTACGGCCAAATTCAACAAAGAGATGAATGTCTCGACGGTGAACAATGGCACATTCTATCTGCTGGACGAAAACGGAACCAAAGTCTCTGCCGACATCAAATTCTACGGAACAGATACCCGGCTCTTCACCTTGACGTCACAGAGCGATCTCGCAAAAGATTCGAATTACACCGTCTATGTCACCCGGGGCGTCAAAGCGAGTGACGGCTACCTGCTTGCAGATGACAATGTGATCCATTTCACGACGGGGACGCTGAAATACCTGCAGGTAACAGTGCTGCCCAGTGACGGCGATACCAACGTCTCCGTCGGGGCGCACATGCTGGGCAGTTTCAACGAAGCGGTCAATACGGCGACGCTTAACAGTACCAATGTGTTCCTGCGCGACGGTAACGGCAGCCTCGTCGACGGTACGATCGATTACGCCGACATCGGCAGCGATCACCTGATGACCTTTACGCCGTCGTCACCGCTCGATTACAATGCGACGTATACCTTTACGATCAAGCAGCCCGTCACGGCGCTTAGCGGAATCGAGCTGGAGTATGACAGTGTGAACAGCTTTACGACGGGCCCGCTGAAGCTGGTCAAGGCGGCCGTCTTCTCCATGGCGTCGACCCCCGTCTCTGTCGATACGAACAACTCCGACCTGCTCGGCGGCGTACTCGGCGGGCTTGTGGGAGCACAGGCAACCGTGGATGTCGCCGGAACGGGCGGCCTGGTCGACATCGGCCTCGGCTTTCCGGCGCTGGTATCGGACCTGGGCAGCGAGCTGAATGTGACAACGGTGCAGGAGCTTCTCGACAGCAACATTACACTGGATGCGATGCTGCATGTCATTGCGGAGCAGCTGGGCGGTATTGATGCTGTTGAGGCGCAAAAGTTTATCAATGCGCTCATGGCTGATGTGGAAGCTTCAGAGCTTAGCAACACCCCCATCAGTATCGGCAGCCTGCTGCAGTTCCCGGTCGACATGCTGCCGCTTGATTTGAACGACGTACTGGCGATGACAGGTGTCTCCTCGGCGCAGTTGAGTGTGCAGTCGCTGCTCTCCGGCGTCAACCAGGCACTGGCCCCGGTCCTGAATGCACCGATTGAAATCCCGCTCTATCTGCCGCTCCTGACGGATGAAACCAGCGGGCTGAGACTGCAGGTCGTTGCTCCGCCGGCAATCGCACTGATGGCAGAAGGGGATACGATCCACTCCGCATCGACGCGTCTGCAGCTCAATCTGAAAGTCGGCGGTATTCTCGGGGATCTTCTCGGCGCACTGAACACGGGGCTGGACGGAGAGGGATCGGTCAGTTCCGATCTGGTCAACCTGCCGCTCTACCTGGAACTCGGCTCATCAATCGGGAGTCTGACGACGCTTAACAACGATGAAGTTGCCATGAGCGTCCAGAACGGTTTGGCCACACTCGTGATCGGAACGATCCCTGACGATCAGTTCTTTTCGCAGACCCCGCTCTCCCCGGAAGATGTCGGTGCGGCCGATCTTGTCAATCTCCTGGGGCTGGTGAAAGTGAGTGTCAAAGCCTATGCCGCCGGGGTGGCCAACAGCGGCGCGATCAATTTTGCCCCGGTCGACATGATGCAGATGCAGAGCATTAATGCGCCGACGGGGTCGACGACGGATGCCCTGCTTAACACCCTGATCGGGAACCTGGAGCTCACCATCACGCTGCTGGGCATTCCGCTTGACGTTTCCGGTCTGCTGGGCGACCTGCTTAATCCGCTGCTCTCCATTCTGCTGCCGCTGCTCACTCCGCTGCTTGACACGGTCACGGGGCTGCTGGGGGCCAGCATCGGCAAGGCGGACGTGACCATGATGAGTCTGGTGTACGGCTATTAA
- a CDS encoding OmpA family protein, with amino-acid sequence MKMKRTAATVFLVAAALQGEAVERIAMPGPYLGANLGYATGSVSLSTAEKEVCQGDPACYVTNGSTDEDSFGAKLFGGYLFNQYFAVEGGYFNLGELSFKSVTNTAETYKGTLSGQGINMDVVGHLPLLDALSLFARVGVLYGEMSKDYSYSGGTLLVNGVPKDMHVTKWDVGYKLGAGVQFDFTPALGVRGEWEGYHLAEAGSSSDYDVNLYSVGVVYRFGIPEPEPEKVVVVKEVPVPGEGTVLEKEVVKEVEVVKEVEVVKEVPKPVIIKKPTERVVLASDTLFDFDKSDVKPQGDAALKQLVQRLQKNDRLVVVGHTDSVGTEVYNMKLSQRRANAVRSRLIGLGIAAGQIETRAMGESSPVATNETDAGRTANRRVEIEVYAAPKNEE; translated from the coding sequence ATGAAAATGAAACGGACGGCGGCGACGGTATTTTTGGTGGCGGCAGCCCTGCAGGGAGAGGCGGTCGAACGCATTGCTATGCCCGGCCCCTACCTGGGGGCGAACCTGGGGTATGCGACGGGATCGGTCTCACTGTCGACGGCCGAAAAAGAGGTGTGCCAGGGCGACCCCGCCTGCTATGTAACGAATGGATCGACGGATGAGGATTCGTTCGGTGCGAAACTCTTCGGAGGGTATCTGTTCAACCAGTATTTTGCCGTCGAAGGGGGCTATTTCAACCTCGGCGAACTCTCGTTCAAAAGTGTCACCAATACGGCGGAGACCTATAAAGGCACCCTGTCGGGGCAGGGGATCAACATGGACGTTGTCGGCCACCTCCCGCTCTTAGACGCGCTTTCGCTCTTTGCGCGTGTCGGTGTACTGTACGGCGAGATGAGCAAAGATTACAGTTACAGCGGCGGCACGCTGCTGGTGAACGGGGTGCCCAAAGACATGCATGTCACCAAATGGGATGTCGGCTACAAACTCGGTGCCGGCGTGCAGTTCGACTTCACCCCGGCGCTCGGCGTACGCGGCGAATGGGAAGGGTACCACCTTGCCGAGGCCGGTTCCAGTTCGGATTATGACGTCAACCTCTACTCCGTCGGCGTCGTCTACCGCTTCGGGATCCCGGAGCCGGAGCCGGAAAAAGTCGTCGTGGTGAAAGAGGTGCCGGTCCCGGGCGAGGGAACGGTCCTGGAAAAAGAGGTCGTCAAAGAGGTGGAGGTTGTCAAAGAGGTCGAAGTCGTGAAAGAGGTGCCCAAACCGGTGATTATCAAAAAACCGACCGAGCGGGTTGTTCTGGCATCGGATACCCTTTTCGATTTCGACAAGTCCGACGTCAAGCCGCAGGGGGACGCTGCACTCAAACAGCTGGTCCAGCGGCTGCAGAAGAATGACCGCCTTGTGGTCGTCGGGCATACGGACAGCGTCGGGACGGAAGTGTACAATATGAAACTTTCCCAGCGGCGTGCAAACGCCGTCCGCAGCAGGCTCATCGGACTCGGCATCGCGGCGGGCCAGATCGAAACCCGTGCCATGGGTGAAAGCAGCCCGGTGGCGACGAATGAAACGGATGCGGGGCGTACCGCCAACCGCCGCGTCGAGATCGAAGTCTACGCCGCGCCTAAAAACGAGGAGTAG
- a CDS encoding RNA pseudouridine synthase: MKKSPNDYRGQSKKLEAKNKIKSKAFAKKDAGRKKAAPQRAGTADEQESRYVQARPSGPSDKAYKLLAAQEGISNAKAKELIDRGLVYVGNQKVMIARGELSLKTEFRVQKVERIRPIFENDDLIVVDKPAFLNADEVERQFKGTRLLHRLDRETSGVLMLVKNEAFREKAIEAFKNDEVYKEYIAWVEGVVTEEAVMDEPILTEKRHGKAHSKISKKGKPAVTEIFPLEVSAKKSKLKLIIHHGRTHQIRVHLRAFGHPIIGDEQYGGRRSQRVMLHAKKVELLGMTFETPEPKLFIHFSA, encoded by the coding sequence ATGAAAAAATCCCCGAACGACTACCGCGGCCAGAGCAAAAAACTCGAAGCCAAAAACAAGATCAAATCCAAGGCCTTCGCCAAAAAAGACGCCGGCCGCAAAAAAGCCGCCCCGCAGCGCGCCGGGACTGCCGATGAGCAGGAGAGCCGTTACGTCCAGGCGCGTCCGAGCGGCCCCTCCGACAAAGCCTATAAACTGCTGGCCGCGCAGGAGGGGATCTCCAATGCCAAAGCCAAGGAGCTGATCGACCGCGGCCTCGTCTACGTCGGGAACCAGAAGGTGATGATCGCACGGGGCGAACTGTCGCTCAAGACGGAGTTCAGAGTCCAGAAAGTCGAGCGCATCCGGCCGATCTTCGAGAACGACGATCTGATCGTCGTCGACAAGCCCGCCTTCCTCAACGCCGACGAAGTCGAACGCCAGTTCAAGGGGACCCGTCTGCTGCACCGGCTCGACCGGGAAACGAGCGGGGTGCTGATGCTGGTCAAGAATGAAGCGTTCCGCGAGAAGGCGATCGAAGCCTTCAAGAACGACGAGGTCTATAAAGAGTATATCGCCTGGGTCGAAGGGGTCGTGACCGAAGAGGCCGTGATGGATGAGCCCATTCTGACGGAGAAACGCCACGGCAAAGCCCACTCCAAGATCTCCAAAAAAGGGAAGCCGGCCGTCACCGAGATCTTCCCCCTGGAAGTTTCCGCCAAAAAAAGCAAACTCAAACTGATCATCCACCACGGGCGGACCCACCAGATCCGTGTCCACCTGCGCGCTTTCGGACACCCGATCATCGGCGACGAGCAGTACGGCGGGCGCCGCAGCCAGCGCGTGATGCTGCACGCCAAGAAAGTCGAACTCCTCGGCATGACGTTCGAAACGCCCGAACCGAAGCTCTTCATCCACTTCTCGGCCTGA
- the waaA gene encoding lipid IV(A) 3-deoxy-D-manno-octulosonic acid transferase, translated as MKPFSLIYFLLSALLYAAALPLLLLFSLRPKYRRSIPARFFLRRNPPMAPGGIWFHACSVGETRALKPLLDPLPAEEVRITTITQTGQDVAGGYGAQHRYLPYELFMPFWVRPQRALVVLEAEFWYLLFAVARARGARIILLNARLSERSFPKYLKLRWFYRRLFARVDKVFCQSEADKARFEQLGAANIEVIGNIKLAQSVTAAKTYAKPEGETIVAASTHEGEEAMILEAFRSRYAAHPDSRLLVVPRHPERFDAVWEMLHQQCDGERIARWSRDGGIEALTENVIVLVDVMGELNNLYAISDIAVLGGAFKADVGGHNPLEPAHFGCRTITGTHFFNQRELMRYVDNISVVENDALTEALGQAEQLRPAAINGSVDLQPFFDYLDKENIS; from the coding sequence ATGAAGCCGTTTTCACTCATCTATTTCCTGCTCAGCGCCCTGCTCTACGCTGCCGCACTTCCCCTGCTGTTGCTGTTCAGCCTGCGTCCGAAATACCGCCGATCGATCCCGGCACGCTTCTTTCTCAGACGCAACCCGCCGATGGCGCCGGGAGGGATCTGGTTCCATGCCTGCTCCGTCGGCGAAACGCGCGCGCTGAAACCGCTGCTGGACCCGCTCCCTGCGGAGGAGGTGCGCATCACGACCATCACGCAGACCGGGCAGGATGTCGCCGGAGGGTACGGCGCGCAGCACCGCTATCTCCCCTACGAGCTTTTTATGCCGTTCTGGGTCAGACCCCAGCGCGCGCTCGTCGTGCTCGAAGCGGAGTTCTGGTACCTCCTCTTTGCCGTTGCCCGCGCCAGAGGGGCCCGCATCATCCTGCTCAATGCGCGGCTCTCCGAGCGCAGCTTCCCCAAATACCTGAAGCTGCGCTGGTTCTACCGCCGCCTCTTTGCACGGGTCGACAAGGTCTTCTGCCAGAGCGAGGCCGACAAGGCCCGCTTCGAGCAGCTGGGCGCCGCCAACATCGAAGTGATCGGCAATATCAAGCTGGCGCAAAGCGTCACCGCCGCGAAAACGTACGCCAAACCCGAGGGCGAGACGATCGTCGCCGCAAGCACCCATGAGGGGGAGGAGGCGATGATCCTCGAAGCCTTCCGCTCCCGCTATGCCGCGCACCCCGACAGCCGTCTGCTCGTCGTCCCCCGCCACCCGGAGCGCTTCGACGCCGTCTGGGAGATGCTGCACCAGCAGTGCGACGGCGAACGCATCGCCCGCTGGAGCAGGGACGGCGGGATCGAAGCGCTCACAGAGAATGTCATCGTGCTCGTGGACGTCATGGGCGAGCTCAACAACCTCTACGCCATCAGCGACATCGCCGTCCTCGGCGGTGCCTTCAAAGCGGACGTCGGAGGCCACAACCCGCTCGAACCGGCCCATTTCGGCTGCCGGACCATTACGGGGACCCACTTTTTCAACCAGCGCGAACTGATGCGCTACGTCGATAATATTTCCGTCGTCGAGAACGACGCGCTTACCGAAGCGCTGGGACAGGCCGAACAGCTCCGCCCCGCCGCCATCAACGGAAGCGTCGATCTCCAACCCTTTTTTGACTATCTCGACAAGGAGAACATCTCATGA
- a CDS encoding zinc ribbon domain-containing protein: protein MNKHLKQLIDLSKIDKEIDAFDPQIEAANHKYESALVKKESLESNIDGLENEIKDEQLKHKKNELHLAELSQKLEENRKKSAEIKTEKEMKSLQLEEEIAKEQISFANEEIERLDRIIESKTERVNELKVQMDELDANLGSVKEDVDAKLAEIDSERQQVFARKQELVSQMNQKGLSFYQKIRRWAKNTTAVPVRNQACMGCFMVISDKVYADVIKGEEITTCPHCGRILYLEEEATAEA from the coding sequence GTGAATAAGCACCTCAAACAACTGATCGACCTTTCCAAGATCGACAAAGAGATCGACGCTTTCGACCCGCAGATCGAAGCGGCCAACCACAAATACGAGTCGGCTCTTGTCAAAAAAGAGAGCCTCGAGAGCAACATCGACGGTCTCGAAAACGAGATCAAGGACGAGCAGCTCAAGCACAAGAAGAACGAGCTGCACCTCGCGGAACTCTCCCAGAAACTCGAAGAGAACCGCAAAAAGAGCGCGGAGATCAAGACCGAGAAAGAGATGAAATCCCTCCAGCTCGAAGAGGAGATCGCCAAGGAGCAGATCAGCTTCGCCAACGAAGAGATCGAGCGCCTCGACCGCATCATCGAGAGCAAGACCGAGCGTGTCAATGAACTCAAGGTCCAGATGGACGAGCTCGATGCGAACCTCGGCAGCGTCAAAGAGGATGTCGATGCGAAACTGGCCGAGATCGACAGCGAACGCCAGCAGGTCTTTGCCCGCAAGCAGGAACTTGTTTCCCAGATGAACCAGAAGGGGCTCTCCTTCTACCAGAAGATCCGCCGCTGGGCGAAAAACACCACGGCCGTCCCGGTACGCAACCAGGCGTGTATGGGCTGTTTCATGGTCATCAGCGACAAGGTCTACGCCGACGTCATCAAGGGTGAAGAGATCACAACCTGTCCGCACTGCGGACGTATCCTCTACCTCGAAGAGGAAGCGACTGCCGAAGCGTAA
- a CDS encoding Nif3-like dinuclear metal center hexameric protein, producing MTLGAIYDALDALSPFELQEKWDNSGLIVGDPAQEITTIVLSIDVDEALLEGLEEGTLLVTHHPLIFGGLDALDFTQYPAKLLQTMVKKNIANIAMHTNFDQTHLNRWVAEQILGQSAIEQEGFVAYFDVDEDFDSFARNVAERFGLAQLKTVKCHERLRRVALVTGSGASLMRGLEADCLLTGDIKYHDAMEAKALGRSMIDIGHFESERFFPEVLAPHLKNFGLTVIISSSKNPFTYY from the coding sequence ATGACGCTGGGAGCCATTTACGACGCCCTCGACGCCCTTTCGCCCTTTGAACTGCAGGAGAAGTGGGACAACTCCGGCCTCATCGTCGGCGATCCGGCCCAGGAGATCACGACGATCGTACTGAGCATCGACGTCGACGAGGCGCTGCTGGAGGGGCTCGAGGAGGGCACCCTCCTCGTCACCCACCACCCCCTGATCTTCGGGGGGCTCGACGCACTCGATTTCACCCAGTACCCGGCCAAACTGCTGCAGACGATGGTCAAGAAAAACATCGCCAACATCGCCATGCACACCAACTTTGACCAGACCCACCTCAACCGCTGGGTCGCAGAGCAGATCCTTGGGCAGAGCGCGATCGAGCAGGAGGGTTTCGTCGCCTATTTCGACGTCGACGAGGATTTCGACAGCTTCGCCCGCAACGTCGCGGAGCGTTTCGGCCTTGCCCAGCTCAAAACCGTCAAATGCCACGAGCGGCTCCGCCGCGTCGCGCTGGTGACGGGCTCCGGCGCCTCCCTGATGCGCGGGCTCGAGGCCGACTGTTTGCTGACCGGCGACATCAAATACCACGACGCCATGGAGGCCAAAGCCCTCGGACGCTCCATGATCGACATCGGCCACTTTGAAAGCGAACGCTTTTTCCCCGAGGTCCTTGCCCCGCATTTGAAAAATTTCGGATTAACGGTTATAATTTCGTCATCGAAAAACCCGTTCACATATTATTGA